From Herbiconiux flava, one genomic window encodes:
- a CDS encoding glycosyltransferase, whose product MTEGLRASIVIPAYNEGDDIVPGLDRIFEAVKLDAEVLVVVDATTDTTVPVVEAYAAAGRPNLKVLINDYGRGPAYAIRYGIDHATSETVVVTMADGCDDPRQIDDLVRLVERGVVVAAASRYMPGGQQVGGPRFKSFLSRMAGITLHVFTNAGTRDATNSFKAYNAEFVRQVGIDSKDGFEIGLELTAKARRLRLPVAEIPTIWLDRAFGESNFKLAKWIPKYLRWYRFAFGRKLTVEELRALTDAPTTP is encoded by the coding sequence TTGACCGAGGGCCTACGCGCCTCGATCGTCATCCCCGCGTACAACGAGGGCGACGACATCGTCCCCGGTCTCGACCGCATCTTCGAGGCCGTGAAGCTCGACGCCGAGGTGCTCGTCGTCGTCGACGCCACGACCGACACCACGGTGCCCGTCGTCGAGGCCTACGCCGCGGCGGGGCGACCGAACCTCAAGGTACTGATCAACGACTACGGCCGGGGTCCTGCCTACGCCATCCGCTACGGCATCGACCACGCCACCAGCGAGACGGTCGTCGTCACCATGGCCGACGGCTGCGACGATCCGCGCCAGATCGACGACCTCGTGCGCCTGGTCGAGCGCGGCGTCGTCGTCGCGGCCGCCTCGCGCTACATGCCCGGCGGGCAGCAGGTGGGCGGCCCCCGCTTCAAGAGCTTCCTGTCACGGATGGCCGGCATCACCCTGCACGTGTTCACCAACGCCGGCACGCGGGACGCCACGAACTCCTTCAAGGCCTACAACGCCGAGTTCGTGCGGCAGGTCGGGATCGACTCCAAGGACGGCTTCGAGATCGGCCTCGAGCTCACGGCGAAGGCCAGACGGCTGCGGCTGCCGGTCGCCGAGATCCCGACGATCTGGCTCGACCGGGCCTTCGGCGAGTCGAACTTCAAGCTCGCGAAGTGGATCCCGAAGTACCTGCGCTGGTACCGTTTCGCGTTCGGCCGCAAGCTCACCGTCGAGGAGCTGCGCGCCCTCACCGACGCCCCCACCACTCCCTGA
- a CDS encoding NAD-dependent epimerase/dehydratase family protein, with amino-acid sequence MKKVLVTGSAGFIGGYIVEELLEKGYQVVGVDNYSKYGPVKKSYDDNPNYELVVGDVQDVELMTRLLEDCDHFIAGAALIGGISYFHTYAYDLLAQNERIIASSVDAAIAAHKKGRLEKVTYMSSSMVFESTDRWPSKEGDERIVPPPLSSYGFQKLAVEYFARAAWDQYKLPYTILRPFNCVGIGESRALGDVEIDSGNVKLAMSHVVPDLVQKVLKGQDPLHILGSGEQVRHYTYGGDLARGIVLSLDHPAALNNDFNVSTAEGHSVLELAETIWRKIKGPDVPFNYTSDPGFEYDVAKRVPDVTKAKELLGFEATTTLDDMLDEVIPWIENAVADGTI; translated from the coding sequence ATGAAGAAGGTTCTCGTCACCGGATCCGCGGGATTCATCGGCGGCTACATCGTCGAGGAGCTCCTCGAGAAGGGCTACCAGGTCGTCGGAGTCGACAACTACTCCAAGTACGGCCCCGTCAAGAAGTCCTACGACGACAACCCGAACTACGAGCTCGTCGTCGGCGACGTGCAGGACGTCGAGCTGATGACGCGTCTGCTCGAGGACTGCGACCACTTCATCGCAGGCGCCGCGCTGATCGGCGGCATCTCGTACTTCCACACCTACGCCTACGACCTGCTCGCGCAGAACGAGCGCATCATCGCCTCGAGCGTCGACGCCGCGATCGCCGCCCACAAGAAGGGCCGCCTCGAGAAGGTGACCTACATGTCGAGCTCGATGGTCTTCGAGTCGACCGACCGCTGGCCGTCGAAGGAGGGCGACGAGCGCATCGTGCCGCCGCCGCTGTCGAGCTACGGCTTCCAGAAGCTGGCCGTGGAGTACTTCGCCCGCGCGGCCTGGGACCAGTACAAGCTGCCCTACACGATCCTCCGCCCCTTCAACTGCGTGGGCATCGGCGAGAGCCGTGCGCTCGGCGACGTCGAGATCGACTCGGGCAACGTCAAGCTCGCCATGAGCCACGTCGTGCCCGACCTCGTGCAGAAGGTGCTTAAGGGTCAGGACCCGCTGCACATCCTCGGCTCGGGCGAGCAGGTGCGCCACTACACCTACGGCGGCGACCTGGCGCGCGGCATCGTGCTCTCGCTCGACCACCCGGCCGCGCTGAACAACGACTTCAACGTCTCGACCGCCGAGGGCCACTCCGTACTGGAGCTCGCCGAGACCATCTGGCGCAAGATCAAGGGCCCGGACGTGCCGTTCAACTACACGTCCGACCCCGGCTTCGAGTACGACGTCGCGAAGCGCGTCCCCGACGTCACCAAGGCCAAGGAGCTGCTCGGCTTCGAGGCGACCACCACGCTGGACGACATGCTGGACGAGGTCATCCCGTGGATCGAGAATGCCGTCGCCGACGGCACGATCTAG